A region of Allocoleopsis franciscana PCC 7113 DNA encodes the following proteins:
- a CDS encoding tetratricopeptide repeat protein produces the protein MIKEGSSVVNNTKGVIKMTSHLTSCTDSNNPSGNQCPGSYRKHHTRFSTAVALTLNTLILTTSTGVQAQFVPPGVRAVELLEQLDAPLNNEIQGEDRNQADFLMRLGGQAQAQGNYDKAIANWLQALDIYQRIGDFEGEGLTYDYIGVTYAKMGRYRQAEDALRRRVGIARSRRDFQAQIYGLNNLGTILLESGSPESAQETFTEAMTIARSVQNIAGEGLSLSNLGLVAASKGRYFEAIKRYQAALGLRGRSDDLRGEANTRNNLADAYRAVNLYRDALITYQGGLRVAKATGDIPNQFRALRGLVQSYSAMKQYPVALKLLEQHKVLAQTQANRREQLLSLRYAAQLYRATGNLVNARMLYQEAIALANALGESQEEAFLRDDLAQIIYLLPRL, from the coding sequence ATGATTAAAGAGGGTTCGTCCGTCGTGAACAACACCAAAGGGGTGATTAAGATGACCTCACACCTCACCTCTTGTACCGATAGCAACAACCCGTCAGGGAATCAATGTCCTGGCTCATACCGAAAACACCATACTCGTTTTTCCACAGCGGTAGCGCTAACCCTTAACACCTTAATCCTGACTACCAGTACGGGAGTGCAAGCTCAATTCGTCCCTCCTGGCGTTCGGGCCGTTGAACTCTTAGAACAACTGGATGCCCCTTTAAACAATGAGATTCAAGGGGAAGATCGAAATCAGGCGGATTTCCTGATGCGGTTGGGAGGACAGGCGCAAGCGCAGGGGAATTATGACAAAGCGATCGCTAACTGGTTACAGGCACTGGACATTTATCAGCGCATTGGTGACTTTGAGGGTGAGGGTCTGACTTACGACTACATCGGGGTAACCTATGCGAAAATGGGACGCTACCGACAAGCCGAAGATGCCCTACGGCGGCGAGTTGGGATTGCTCGTTCACGTCGGGATTTCCAAGCACAGATTTATGGATTGAATAACCTGGGTACCATTTTGCTGGAATCCGGTAGCCCTGAATCCGCTCAGGAAACCTTTACGGAAGCCATGACGATTGCTCGTAGTGTCCAAAATATAGCGGGCGAGGGCTTAAGTTTGAGTAACTTGGGTTTAGTGGCAGCATCCAAGGGTCGTTATTTTGAGGCCATTAAGCGTTACCAAGCGGCTTTGGGTTTGCGAGGTCGCTCGGATGATTTGCGAGGGGAAGCAAATACACGAAATAATTTGGCAGATGCCTATCGCGCTGTCAACCTGTACAGGGATGCCTTAATCACCTATCAAGGAGGATTGCGAGTGGCAAAAGCGACTGGCGATATCCCCAATCAGTTTCGTGCACTCAGGGGTCTTGTGCAATCTTATAGTGCGATGAAGCAATATCCCGTGGCGCTCAAACTTCTTGAACAACACAAAGTATTAGCTCAAACACAGGCAAACCGTCGAGAACAACTGCTTTCGCTGAGGTATGCGGCTCAACTCTATAGAGCGACAGGGAATTTGGTCAATGCTCGGATGCTCTATCAAGAAGCGATCGCACTGGCGAATGCTTTAGGAGAAAGCCAAGAAGAAGCCTTCTTACGAGATGATTTGGCTCAAATCATTTATTTATTACCTAGGCTCTAA
- a CDS encoding RNA polymerase sigma factor, with protein MQIPQFSESNHPIVKSLFHHSDQELLTLFQRHPEQGKYFTAIFCRYSPIVYTLIRHSARSPVQAEYLFALTWRHIFYELSGLDLRDESTPGTSSFQNWLINMTAFCINQADLPPVEEIHYDLKAAPPPFWCYLEQALEQLQPVMRLMVIMAQTFHWSETRIAAYLQAEGEVVSPAQVRTQLQTGYQTLETALPEDIRLIYLAQAASIQANAQVNALSK; from the coding sequence GTGCAAATCCCCCAATTTTCCGAATCCAATCATCCGATTGTCAAATCGTTGTTTCATCACAGCGATCAGGAATTGCTGACCCTGTTTCAGCGCCATCCAGAGCAGGGGAAGTACTTCACTGCCATTTTCTGCCGCTATAGTCCAATTGTCTATACATTGATTCGGCACTCGGCGCGATCGCCGGTGCAGGCCGAATATCTATTTGCTCTGACTTGGCGTCACATCTTCTACGAACTCAGCGGCTTAGATTTACGTGATGAGAGTACTCCGGGGACGAGTTCTTTTCAAAATTGGCTGATTAATATGACGGCATTCTGTATTAACCAAGCCGATTTGCCGCCAGTGGAAGAAATTCACTACGATCTCAAGGCGGCACCGCCACCATTCTGGTGTTACCTGGAACAAGCATTAGAACAACTCCAACCCGTCATGCGGTTGATGGTGATCATGGCTCAAACGTTCCATTGGAGCGAAACCCGAATTGCGGCTTATTTGCAAGCGGAGGGAGAAGTGGTTTCACCCGCTCAAGTCAGAACTCAGCTCCAAACAGGTTATCAAACCTTAGAAACAGCCTTACCGGAAGATATTCGCTTGATTTATTTGGCTCAGGCGGCTTCTATACAGGCAAATGCTCAAGTTAATGCTCTATCAAAGTAA
- the lysS gene encoding lysine--tRNA ligase yields MPSEQSPQEPQDHSNLEAIRAARLEKVHELKAIGMNPYAYQWASTHHAAELQEKFAHLPDGEEVDLEVAIAGRILARRVFGKLAFFNLQDETGTIQLYLDKQKITSGMADVPNAFNHLKQLTDIGDIIGVKGTIKRTEKGELSVYVSRYTMLTKSLLPLPDKWHGLTDTEKRYRQRYVDLIVNPTVRETFRRRAKITAAIRRYLEEQDFLEIETPVLQSEAGGAEARPFITYHNTLEMDLYLRIATELPLKRLVVGGFEKVFELGRIFRNEGISTRHNPEFTTVEVYQAYADYNDMMQLTENLITTAAQEVLGTLKISYQGQEIDLTPPWRRITMHQLVQEKTGLDFTQFQTLEEAKTAARQAGITGVDACSSMGKLLNECFEQKVEETLIQPTFVLDYPVEISPLAKPHRDKPDLVERFELFIVGRETANSFSELTDPIDQRERLEAQAARKAAGDLEAPGVDEDFITALEYGMAPTGGLGIGIDRLVMLLTDSASIRDVIAFPLLKTSSHVIRSFDYDEAAQILRVEFNHGSVYQYRDVPKSVYHEMKIAPSVGQYFNTHIREKYGQDREI; encoded by the coding sequence ATGCCCTCCGAGCAGTCCCCACAAGAACCACAAGATCACTCAAACTTAGAAGCAATCCGTGCAGCACGCTTGGAGAAAGTCCACGAGCTCAAAGCGATCGGGATGAATCCCTATGCCTACCAATGGGCCTCGACTCACCACGCCGCCGAACTCCAGGAAAAATTTGCCCATTTACCCGATGGCGAAGAAGTTGATCTTGAAGTGGCGATCGCAGGTCGAATCTTAGCACGTCGAGTCTTCGGAAAACTGGCGTTCTTCAATCTTCAGGACGAAACCGGCACAATTCAGCTATACCTCGATAAGCAGAAAATCACCAGCGGGATGGCAGATGTGCCCAATGCCTTCAACCACTTGAAGCAACTCACCGACATTGGAGATATTATCGGCGTCAAAGGAACGATTAAGCGCACCGAAAAGGGCGAACTCTCGGTTTATGTTAGCCGCTACACCATGCTGACCAAGTCCCTTTTGCCCCTACCCGATAAATGGCATGGTCTAACGGATACCGAAAAGCGCTACCGCCAACGCTATGTTGACCTGATTGTCAACCCCACTGTGCGGGAAACTTTCCGTCGTCGTGCCAAAATCACTGCCGCCATTCGCCGCTATCTGGAAGAACAAGACTTTCTAGAAATTGAGACGCCAGTGCTTCAATCGGAAGCTGGGGGGGCAGAAGCGCGTCCCTTCATCACTTATCACAATACCCTGGAGATGGATCTGTACCTACGAATCGCCACCGAGTTGCCTCTGAAGCGACTGGTGGTGGGGGGGTTTGAGAAAGTGTTTGAACTGGGGCGGATCTTCCGCAATGAAGGCATCTCCACCCGCCATAACCCTGAATTTACCACCGTTGAGGTTTACCAAGCCTACGCGGATTACAATGACATGATGCAGTTGACGGAAAATTTGATTACCACCGCTGCACAAGAGGTCTTAGGCACACTGAAAATTTCCTACCAAGGTCAAGAAATTGACCTGACACCGCCTTGGCGTAGAATCACCATGCATCAGTTGGTGCAGGAAAAGACCGGTTTAGATTTTACTCAATTTCAGACCCTGGAAGAGGCCAAAACGGCAGCGCGTCAAGCGGGAATTACAGGTGTGGATGCCTGTTCATCCATGGGGAAACTGCTTAACGAATGTTTCGAGCAGAAAGTTGAAGAAACTTTGATTCAACCCACGTTTGTGCTGGATTATCCCGTGGAAATTTCTCCTCTTGCTAAACCACATCGAGATAAGCCTGATTTAGTCGAGCGCTTTGAGCTATTCATCGTGGGACGGGAGACGGCGAATAGCTTTTCAGAGTTAACTGACCCCATCGACCAACGCGAACGTCTAGAAGCCCAGGCGGCGCGGAAAGCCGCAGGTGATTTAGAAGCGCCGGGAGTGGATGAAGACTTTATCACTGCCTTGGAATATGGGATGGCTCCCACGGGCGGCCTAGGGATAGGAATTGACCGTTTAGTGATGCTATTAACCGATAGTGCCAGTATTCGGGATGTGATTGCATTTCCCCTGCTCAAAACGTCTAGCCATGTGATTCGCTCCTTTGACTATGACGAAGCGGCTCAAATCTTGCGAGTTGAATTCAACCATGGCAGCGTCTACCAATATCGAGATGTACCTAAAAGTGTGTACCACGAAATGAAGATTGCACCGTCTGTCGGACAGTACTTTAATACGCATATTCGGGAGAAATACGGTCAGGATCGAGAGATTTAA
- a CDS encoding thylakoid membrane photosystem I accumulation factor, translating to MIFNFRRFPAPILIAHQPGGRHRVACVLLSLVAFLSCLWLIGTPSALAGLNDDKFDGNIFALYAGNGSLVPPRVTLTESLSRERPSLLVFYLDDSRDCKQYAAVISQLQAPYGRAANFLPISIDSIPLKSKYKPTEPGYYYQGLVPQTVLLDQKGKVVLNVTGQVPYEQVDDAFRKVFDLLPRSESVELKRRAFNEFNTELVEGER from the coding sequence ATGATTTTTAACTTTAGACGGTTTCCAGCCCCAATTCTCATAGCTCATCAGCCAGGAGGGAGGCATCGAGTCGCTTGCGTCTTGTTGAGCTTAGTTGCTTTTTTAAGTTGCTTGTGGCTCATCGGGACACCATCGGCTCTAGCAGGGTTAAATGATGACAAGTTTGACGGCAACATCTTCGCCCTCTATGCTGGAAATGGCTCTCTAGTCCCGCCACGCGTGACGTTGACAGAGTCTTTGAGCCGCGAAAGACCATCACTGCTGGTGTTCTACTTAGATGACAGCCGCGATTGCAAGCAATATGCCGCCGTTATCTCGCAGCTCCAGGCTCCTTATGGACGAGCCGCCAATTTTCTTCCGATTAGCATCGATAGTATACCCCTGAAGTCTAAGTACAAACCAACAGAACCGGGCTACTATTACCAAGGCTTAGTGCCCCAGACGGTACTCCTTGATCAGAAGGGCAAGGTGGTTCTCAATGTGACGGGACAAGTGCCCTACGAGCAGGTAGACGATGCTTTCCGGAAAGTGTTTGATTTGCTGCCTCGTTCAGAATCAGTGGAGTTGAAGCGACGAGCCTTCAACGAATTCAATACTGAGCTAGTGGAAGGTGAACGTTAA
- a CDS encoding peptidoglycan-binding domain-containing protein, with product MQIFNLSQVSTRKAALKLPVVRQGSSGSAVRVLQQLLNFKGFKLEVNGQFDLPTQIAVKNFQQMNALTVNGIVDAETWYHLSIGLLSVRPIESEFAPQETQSLNLC from the coding sequence ATGCAGATTTTTAATCTCTCGCAAGTCTCTACTAGAAAAGCAGCACTAAAACTGCCTGTTGTGCGTCAAGGGAGTTCTGGTAGTGCTGTCAGAGTTTTACAGCAGTTACTCAATTTTAAGGGCTTCAAGTTGGAGGTCAATGGGCAATTTGATCTGCCCACACAGATAGCTGTCAAAAACTTCCAACAAATGAATGCTTTGACCGTAAACGGAATTGTTGATGCTGAAACCTGGTATCATCTAAGCATTGGATTGTTGTCAGTCAGACCTATTGAGTCTGAGTTTGCTCCCCAAGAAACCCAATCGTTGAATCTCTGCTAA
- a CDS encoding acyltransferase — protein sequence MPQINHPVVKDLANLYFEAKRLFHQWRYPNVSMAPGVKIKGSLVVNGTVKVTIGPGSRLGKRVLFYGSGTVTIGSNVSLNGPWIGCERSITIGDECLISDCAIADSDYHNLEPHLRHCPPGPKVSAPIVIERNVWIGARATVMKGVTIGADSAVGLGCVVRKSVPPGVVVIGNPQQIVKHFDLEQPLKESVHLAH from the coding sequence ATGCCGCAGATTAATCATCCAGTTGTGAAGGATTTAGCCAACCTCTATTTTGAAGCCAAGCGACTATTCCATCAGTGGCGATACCCCAATGTATCAATGGCTCCGGGGGTGAAAATTAAAGGTTCGTTGGTGGTTAATGGTACCGTTAAGGTGACCATCGGACCGGGAAGTCGGTTGGGTAAACGTGTCCTGTTCTATGGTTCGGGCACAGTTACCATTGGCAGTAACGTATCACTGAATGGCCCTTGGATCGGCTGTGAGCGCTCGATTACGATTGGGGATGAATGCCTCATTTCTGACTGCGCCATTGCCGATAGCGATTATCACAACTTGGAACCCCACCTACGCCACTGTCCTCCAGGACCCAAAGTTTCAGCCCCGATTGTGATTGAGCGCAATGTGTGGATTGGAGCCAGAGCGACAGTGATGAAAGGGGTAACCATTGGAGCCGATAGTGCCGTGGGTTTGGGATGCGTTGTCCGCAAGTCTGTGCCTCCTGGTGTTGTGGTGATTGGCAATCCCCAGCAAATTGTCAAGCATTTCGACTTAGAGCAGCCGTTAAAGGAGAGTGTTCATCTTGCCCACTGA
- a CDS encoding GH39 family glycosyl hydrolase, with amino-acid sequence MRRRDMFKLAVSGSALTQVLGTSCQRQIFNHLMGENRGSSTPKRSSTHSITAIVTVNWGHVVARTTPFTFGSNDYEITRPERAADPVYQNLLADLGIGLIRIHHAELSDRWTNPTTQTWDEAKIKAGYDASYPQQPSIIQNIPGWPKWMVESQDGLLDPSEYDNYAAFCAQLVEILNQRQQRKVVYWEPLNEQDVRYQKAGKLDELWTIYNKAAIAMKRQDPQIKVGGPVLTWDESRRLVSFLKACEPNVDFISWHRYGSGNASESTDTLMSYTPKYKTQVQEFRKLANQYIPDRNVPLLLGEYNINYHWRSGENRQHTHVGAVWFASVLKNLADAGIDMATSWHLKDGVYGLIDPKNNLRPAATVFAWGIQYLTGTVMHADSNHPFVEAMPVFQSDGTRSLLLINKSAGLAILDVQATQKEAKPDSLLMLSLDATGVKTTSLTTATWEQQPLTLNPYSLILLRFAANGSCVNQPQKS; translated from the coding sequence ATGCGGCGTCGAGACATGTTCAAGTTAGCCGTATCTGGCAGTGCGCTAACTCAGGTGTTAGGTACAAGTTGCCAACGGCAAATCTTTAATCATCTGATGGGAGAGAATCGAGGTTCATCCACTCCAAAGCGGTCTTCTACCCATTCCATTACCGCCATAGTCACGGTAAATTGGGGTCATGTCGTGGCTCGAACCACTCCATTTACTTTTGGCTCTAATGACTACGAAATCACTAGGCCAGAAAGGGCGGCTGACCCAGTGTACCAGAATCTTTTGGCTGACCTGGGTATTGGTTTAATTCGGATTCACCATGCGGAATTAAGCGATCGCTGGACTAACCCTACTACCCAAACCTGGGATGAGGCCAAGATTAAAGCGGGTTATGATGCTTCCTATCCCCAACAACCGAGCATCATCCAAAACATTCCCGGCTGGCCTAAATGGATGGTTGAGAGCCAAGACGGTTTACTTGACCCCTCTGAATATGACAACTATGCTGCATTTTGTGCTCAATTGGTGGAGATTCTCAACCAACGCCAACAGCGGAAAGTCGTTTACTGGGAGCCATTGAATGAACAAGATGTTCGTTACCAAAAAGCGGGTAAACTCGATGAGCTGTGGACAATTTACAACAAGGCGGCAATAGCGATGAAGCGTCAAGACCCCCAAATTAAGGTGGGGGGGCCTGTACTGACTTGGGACGAATCCAGACGACTCGTTTCCTTTCTCAAGGCGTGCGAACCGAATGTAGACTTCATCTCCTGGCATCGTTACGGCAGTGGCAATGCCAGCGAATCGACCGACACTCTGATGTCCTACACACCGAAGTATAAAACTCAGGTGCAGGAATTTCGGAAATTAGCGAACCAGTACATCCCCGATCGCAACGTGCCCCTGCTGCTGGGAGAATATAACATTAACTACCATTGGCGATCGGGTGAAAATCGCCAACATACCCACGTCGGAGCCGTCTGGTTTGCCTCGGTACTGAAAAACTTGGCGGATGCCGGGATTGATATGGCAACTTCGTGGCATCTTAAGGATGGAGTTTACGGTTTAATTGACCCGAAAAACAATTTGCGGCCTGCTGCCACTGTGTTTGCCTGGGGCATCCAATACCTAACGGGCACAGTGATGCACGCCGATAGCAATCATCCCTTTGTGGAAGCTATGCCAGTGTTTCAGTCAGATGGGACGCGATCGCTATTGCTGATTAATAAATCAGCGGGTCTCGCCATACTCGACGTTCAAGCAACCCAGAAAGAGGCAAAACCAGACAGCTTGCTGATGTTGTCCCTGGATGCCACTGGCGTAAAAACGACCTCCCTGACTACAGCAACGTGGGAGCAACAACCGCTGACGTTGAATCCCTACTCCCTGATTTTGCTGCGTTTTGCTGCCAATGGCAGTTGTGTTAATCAACCCCAGAAAAGTTGA
- a CDS encoding GumC family protein yields MGKVAAIATRHWKSLFILNLLVIAATAGKLATSPKVWTATAQLILPQKSGNLDANLGTLGSLRNGDPGFSSEVNPLKVQASILTSDALLEQVLVSDPQKTKFSRLAKYKRLFQVKPQEQSTIISLAVSGSTPELAKGRANNLLQVYQQRLNQLRQADSASRKQFSQKELNQAKARLDQAQRAVAQWKQSTGLVNSEAQTQGIVTTINNLTSVQAQALAQAQASENRIQVLSSRLSLTPNQAIRSLGLGENQNYQFVRNKLAEVDANLVKLRATFTDNHPAVRKLISERDELQRQLQGYVAQAAAGTQVDTTVSTNSDGRATLIQQLVLAESEASGQRRQAEQLQNEIQKLSTTLRTFPANQSRLLELQRQVDVAEGIYKGLVAQVQQNNIDAFDTYPNVQVLDPAKVDSKPSGPKRSIIVLSGLMASIIGSIALVLLLESRNPLLSPKDLQATKFPIVVRIPRLRHSNLSWQVGTETEVEFQRLASAISLQPLKDHRLLITSAIMGEGKTTVTLGLARALADLGFRVLLVDGDFRKAELSRRLGYGREVELADAPRFANEVQQPVSLEGGLDLLPTSPKKGKIVELVRRGRFEQSLAVAESANKYDYVLIDSAPVSLTSETALMANVVPNVLFVVRPGTSYSNSVNESLDQLAQHQAQVLGLVINGVEANSKPYAYRSNDSLVKS; encoded by the coding sequence ATGGGTAAAGTTGCGGCAATTGCCACTAGACACTGGAAATCTTTATTCATATTAAATTTGCTCGTGATTGCAGCCACGGCTGGTAAGTTGGCAACTTCTCCCAAAGTTTGGACGGCTACTGCACAGCTTATTTTGCCGCAGAAAAGCGGCAATCTAGATGCCAATTTAGGAACGCTGGGTTCTCTCAGAAATGGCGATCCTGGTTTTTCTAGTGAGGTCAATCCTTTGAAGGTACAGGCATCTATCCTCACCAGCGATGCTTTACTGGAACAGGTGTTAGTCTCTGACCCACAGAAAACTAAGTTTTCCAGACTCGCTAAGTACAAGCGATTGTTCCAAGTCAAGCCTCAGGAACAATCCACCATCATTTCCCTAGCCGTAAGTGGTTCGACACCTGAATTGGCAAAAGGGCGAGCCAACAATTTACTCCAAGTTTATCAACAGCGCCTGAATCAATTACGTCAAGCCGATAGCGCGTCTCGCAAGCAGTTCAGTCAGAAGGAACTCAATCAAGCTAAGGCACGATTGGATCAGGCGCAAAGAGCTGTAGCACAGTGGAAGCAGTCCACCGGCTTGGTCAACAGTGAAGCACAAACCCAGGGAATTGTAACGACGATCAATAATCTGACGTCGGTACAGGCGCAAGCCCTAGCTCAAGCTCAAGCCAGTGAAAATCGTATCCAAGTTCTATCCAGTCGGTTAAGTCTGACTCCGAACCAAGCCATCCGCTCCCTAGGATTGGGAGAAAACCAGAACTACCAGTTCGTTCGCAACAAACTGGCAGAAGTGGACGCCAATTTGGTGAAACTCAGAGCGACGTTCACGGATAACCATCCCGCCGTGCGAAAACTGATCTCCGAGCGCGATGAATTGCAGCGTCAACTTCAGGGTTACGTCGCGCAAGCCGCAGCAGGCACACAAGTAGACACCACAGTGTCAACTAATAGTGATGGACGTGCGACTTTAATCCAGCAACTCGTTCTGGCAGAGAGTGAAGCGAGTGGTCAACGGCGACAGGCGGAGCAACTCCAGAATGAGATTCAAAAATTGAGTACCACTCTAAGAACTTTTCCTGCCAATCAGTCTCGGCTGTTGGAGCTTCAACGACAGGTTGATGTCGCAGAGGGAATATATAAAGGGCTAGTCGCCCAAGTCCAGCAGAACAATATTGATGCCTTTGATACTTATCCCAACGTACAGGTACTTGACCCTGCAAAAGTTGACTCTAAGCCTTCCGGTCCTAAGCGGTCTATCATCGTACTCAGCGGCCTGATGGCATCGATTATTGGCAGTATTGCCCTGGTGCTACTCCTAGAGAGTCGTAATCCTTTGTTGAGTCCCAAAGACCTCCAAGCAACCAAATTCCCGATTGTAGTACGCATTCCCCGACTCAGGCATTCTAATCTAAGCTGGCAAGTGGGTACGGAAACCGAGGTTGAGTTTCAGCGGCTAGCATCAGCGATTAGTTTACAACCCCTGAAAGACCACCGCTTGTTGATCACCAGTGCGATTATGGGGGAAGGGAAGACGACCGTTACCCTAGGTTTGGCAAGAGCCTTGGCGGATTTAGGCTTCCGTGTACTGCTAGTGGATGGGGATTTCCGTAAAGCCGAACTGAGCCGACGATTGGGTTATGGTCGAGAGGTGGAATTAGCTGATGCACCCCGCTTTGCCAACGAGGTTCAACAGCCCGTATCCCTAGAAGGGGGTTTAGATTTACTACCCACCTCGCCCAAAAAGGGGAAGATTGTGGAGCTGGTGCGGCGGGGGCGATTCGAGCAGAGTCTGGCGGTTGCCGAGTCAGCCAATAAGTATGATTACGTCTTAATTGACAGCGCACCCGTCAGTCTGACGAGTGAAACGGCCCTGATGGCTAATGTTGTCCCTAACGTTTTGTTTGTCGTCCGACCCGGTACAAGTTACAGTAACTCGGTAAATGAAAGTTTGGATCAACTGGCTCAGCATCAGGCTCAAGTTTTGGGTTTAGTGATTAATGGTGTGGAAGCCAACTCCAAGCCTTATGCCTATCGCTCGAACGATTCTTTGGTCAAATCCTGA
- a CDS encoding O-antigen ligase family protein — protein sequence MLNITPSTESSTQKDFPLGTLPFPERVIYWTIVLTPLWWLSGIQTLLYPVMIVGLFVVTFDFNKLIKTSLPACAWAWLAMAIVMVWTAIIGLGSVGFGFQKTAAFAVTFLKSYCLIFLCLTLPFWNQIRVRVVTRAVAWMATGYLAAIVIQLIILFLGLGKTSLVPPLARLIPGDKLSLLIKFAVFQPFFGIPLPRTELYTPDPPILGVCALLCFFICLGETDRRLRKFALAGSLSALLISQSRLAWVCFPLALLILACFSSRWARQGSLWGASFTSLLCALLGLTLSQLINKPWEIFNGARAESSKDRELVVRKTLEAWQESPWVGWGIIRGSVKWYTYEIALGSFSTYASVLYLHGIVGFIVFVVALALTLWNFWGSAVRGNPSSKQAFASLVALYVLCQATPLTWMTVYFWFFFIWLGAILAETQPTEASITSWEQLSGDREAQKNFYQIVDENQVSFS from the coding sequence ATGTTGAACATCACCCCTAGTACCGAAAGTTCCACGCAGAAAGATTTCCCGCTGGGTACCCTGCCCTTTCCCGAACGAGTGATTTATTGGACGATTGTTCTCACACCGCTCTGGTGGTTGTCCGGTATACAGACGTTGCTTTATCCAGTGATGATTGTCGGCTTATTCGTCGTTACCTTTGACTTCAACAAGCTGATTAAAACTTCTCTCCCAGCCTGTGCTTGGGCGTGGCTGGCAATGGCGATAGTCATGGTTTGGACAGCTATCATCGGTCTGGGTAGCGTTGGATTTGGATTCCAGAAAACGGCAGCTTTTGCTGTCACCTTTTTGAAAAGCTACTGCCTTATTTTTCTGTGCTTAACACTACCGTTTTGGAATCAAATTAGGGTGCGCGTGGTGACGCGTGCCGTTGCTTGGATGGCAACGGGTTACTTAGCCGCCATTGTTATTCAACTCATCATCCTTTTCCTCGGATTGGGTAAGACATCTCTGGTTCCTCCTCTGGCACGCCTCATACCCGGTGATAAACTCAGTCTGTTGATTAAGTTTGCCGTATTTCAACCTTTCTTTGGTATTCCTTTACCCAGGACAGAATTGTACACGCCAGACCCACCGATTCTAGGGGTTTGTGCCCTGCTCTGTTTCTTTATCTGCCTGGGTGAAACAGACCGACGCCTGCGAAAATTCGCGTTGGCAGGTTCCTTAAGCGCTCTGCTCATTAGTCAGAGCCGTCTGGCTTGGGTCTGCTTCCCCTTGGCTCTATTGATTCTGGCCTGTTTCAGCAGTCGGTGGGCGCGTCAGGGTTCTCTTTGGGGAGCCTCTTTCACCTCATTACTCTGCGCTCTTTTGGGGCTGACTTTAAGCCAATTAATTAATAAACCCTGGGAAATTTTCAATGGCGCTCGCGCTGAGTCATCGAAAGATCGGGAACTCGTCGTTCGCAAAACCCTAGAGGCTTGGCAAGAATCACCCTGGGTGGGATGGGGTATTATTCGGGGTTCAGTGAAATGGTATACCTACGAAATTGCCCTGGGTTCTTTTTCTACCTATGCCTCCGTGCTTTACTTGCACGGAATCGTGGGTTTTATTGTTTTTGTCGTGGCTCTAGCCTTAACGCTCTGGAATTTCTGGGGTTCAGCCGTTCGAGGCAACCCATCCAGCAAACAGGCATTTGCTAGCTTGGTAGCCTTATATGTGCTGTGCCAAGCTACACCTTTAACCTGGATGACCGTGTATTTTTGGTTCTTTTTTATCTGGTTAGGTGCCATTCTGGCAGAAACTCAGCCCACTGAAGCCTCTATCACAAGCTGGGAGCAGTTGTCAGGCGATCGGGAAGCCCAGAAAAACTTCTATCAAATTGTAGATGAAAATCAGGTGTCATTTTCCTAG